A genomic segment from uncultured Marinifilum sp. encodes:
- the epsC gene encoding serine O-acetyltransferase EpsC yields MSYLSKVMEELQSSRTNSDYDMPSRDLAQKFVEQSMNSLFPISARRSKSSCEQESLLYQLEASLKLLLLPVKNELNAPLEKITHDFIKQLPSVYRALLKDAEAIQKFDPAAKSIGEVIIAYPGFYAIMVYRLSHVLYQLKVPVIPRLMSEYSHTKTGIDIHPGATIGDSFFIDHGTGVVIGETAIIKRNVKIYQGVTLGALQVKKNLANIKRHPTVEENVIIYSGATILGGNTIIGRNSIIGGNVWLTSSIDSDSIVYHTHKTKVRTNLDESKIINFQI; encoded by the coding sequence ATGAGTTACCTATCTAAAGTAATGGAAGAACTACAATCTTCTAGAACAAATTCAGATTACGACATGCCTTCGCGCGATTTGGCTCAAAAGTTTGTTGAACAATCGATGAATTCTTTATTCCCCATAAGTGCACGACGGTCTAAAAGTAGTTGTGAACAAGAATCTTTATTGTATCAATTAGAGGCAAGCTTAAAATTACTTTTATTACCAGTAAAAAATGAATTAAATGCACCTCTGGAGAAAATAACCCATGACTTTATTAAGCAATTACCATCGGTTTATCGAGCTTTGCTAAAAGATGCTGAAGCAATACAAAAATTCGATCCTGCTGCCAAAAGCATAGGTGAAGTTATTATCGCTTATCCGGGCTTTTACGCCATAATGGTTTATCGATTAAGTCATGTATTATATCAGCTTAAAGTGCCTGTAATACCAAGGTTAATGAGTGAATACTCTCACACAAAAACAGGCATTGATATTCACCCTGGTGCAACAATTGGAGATTCTTTTTTTATAGATCATGGTACTGGTGTGGTAATTGGCGAAACTGCAATTATAAAAAGAAATGTAAAAATATATCAGGGCGTTACTTTGGGTGCATTACAAGTAAAGAAAAATCTTGCCAATATAAAAAGACACCCTACTGTTGAAGAAAATGTTATTATTTATTCTGGAGCTACCATATTAGGTGGCAACACCATAATAGGACGAAATAGTATTATTGGCGGTAATGTATGGTTAACATCCAGTATCGATTCGGATAGTATTGTTTATCACACACATAAAACAAAAGTTCGCACAAATTTAGACGAAAGTAAAATCATTAATTTTCAAATATAA
- a CDS encoding cobyrinate a,c-diamide synthase, with the protein MDLNSPNFNSIFACSKYSNMIIKPQFLIAAPSSNSGKTTITQGLLRILSNRGFQVQAFKCGPDYLDTKHHEWASGNVSINLDTFMSSEEHAKNLYNKYSATKDISIVEGVMGLFDGAKKMKGSSAEIAELLDIPVILVVNAKATAYSVAPLLYGFKNFYKGINVAGVIFNFVSGESHYQFLKDACNDVGVEALGYVAKKEEISLPSRHLGLQISSLDKYEAKIEKIAAHISKTVNIDRLIEISSKKINYPEKVTENEKGNLRIAVAKDEAFNFTYHENLKALEKIGEISYFSPIRDKELPKADLLYFAGGYPELYLKELSENISLKRKILEYCENDGKVLAECGGMMYLCDNIIDKQSVKYPMVGFLKQNSTMENMKLHLGYRKVIINNKVLFGHEFHYSNINKAEIKYSIGEVYSAREKKLDTLIFKKKNTVASYIHFYGGEIDLIKALFD; encoded by the coding sequence ATGGACTTAAATAGTCCAAATTTTAATTCTATTTTTGCCTGCTCAAAATATTCTAATATGATTATAAAACCACAATTTTTAATTGCTGCACCTTCTAGTAATAGTGGAAAAACTACAATAACCCAAGGTTTACTAAGAATTTTAAGTAATAGAGGATTTCAAGTACAAGCATTTAAATGTGGTCCGGATTATTTAGATACTAAGCATCATGAATGGGCATCGGGTAATGTTTCTATTAATTTAGATACATTTATGAGCAGTGAAGAACATGCAAAAAATCTATACAATAAATATTCTGCAACTAAAGATATTTCTATAGTTGAAGGAGTAATGGGACTTTTTGATGGAGCAAAAAAAATGAAAGGCAGCTCTGCCGAAATTGCAGAACTCCTTGATATTCCTGTAATTTTAGTTGTTAATGCAAAAGCAACTGCATATTCGGTAGCTCCTCTTTTATATGGTTTTAAGAACTTTTATAAGGGAATTAATGTTGCAGGAGTAATCTTTAATTTTGTTTCTGGAGAATCTCATTATCAGTTCTTAAAAGATGCTTGCAACGATGTAGGCGTTGAAGCTTTAGGATATGTTGCTAAGAAGGAAGAAATAAGCTTGCCTTCGCGACATTTAGGTCTGCAAATTTCATCATTAGATAAATATGAGGCAAAAATTGAAAAAATAGCTGCTCATATTTCAAAAACAGTAAATATTGATCGTTTAATTGAGATTAGCTCAAAAAAAATAAATTATCCTGAGAAAGTAACAGAAAACGAAAAGGGTAATTTACGAATTGCTGTTGCTAAAGATGAAGCTTTTAATTTTACATATCATGAGAATTTAAAAGCTCTCGAAAAAATAGGAGAAATAAGCTATTTTTCACCTATTCGCGACAAAGAACTTCCAAAAGCGGATTTACTTTATTTTGCAGGTGGTTATCCAGAATTATACCTAAAAGAATTAAGTGAAAATATAAGCTTGAAAAGGAAAATTCTTGAATATTGCGAAAATGATGGTAAAGTTTTAGCTGAATGTGGTGGCATGATGTACTTATGTGATAATATCATTGATAAACAATCTGTTAAATATCCAATGGTAGGTTTCCTCAAGCAAAATTCTACAATGGAAAATATGAAGCTTCATTTGGGCTATCGTAAAGTTATTATTAACAATAAAGTTTTATTTGGTCATGAATTTCATTATTCTAATATAAACAAGGCTGAAATAAAATATAGTATTGGAGAGGTATATTCGGCAAGAGAAAAAAAACTAGATACTCTTATCTTTAAAAAGAAGAATACCGTTGCTTCGTATATTCATTTTTATGGTGGCGAAATTGATCTTATAAAAGCACTATTCGACTAA
- a CDS encoding low molecular weight protein-tyrosine-phosphatase: MTKKLLFVCLGNICRSPSAEAVMNAFIKKNMLDHNIKCDSAGTAAWHTGEKADARMRAHAAKRSYELTSIARKFDAEIDFKKFDLIIGMDQQNITDLESLAKNENELNKIKSMTDYCSRFSKHNSVPDPYYGGSDGFELVLDILEDACEGLLKEIN; this comes from the coding sequence ATGACAAAGAAATTACTTTTTGTGTGTTTAGGAAACATTTGTCGCTCGCCCAGTGCCGAAGCTGTAATGAATGCTTTCATTAAAAAAAATATGTTAGATCATAATATAAAATGTGATTCGGCAGGAACTGCTGCCTGGCATACTGGCGAAAAAGCCGATGCCAGAATGAGAGCTCATGCCGCTAAAAGATCTTATGAGCTAACAAGTATTGCGCGTAAATTTGATGCAGAAATCGACTTTAAAAAATTTGATTTAATAATAGGAATGGATCAGCAAAATATCACTGATTTGGAAAGCTTGGCAAAAAATGAGAATGAACTAAATAAAATTAAATCGATGACCGATTATTGTAGCAGATTTAGTAAGCATAATTCGGTTCCGGACCCATACTATGGCGGTTCTGATGGATTTGAGCTGGTATTGGATATTTTAGAAGATGCATGTGAAGGATTGCTTAAAGAAATAAATTAA
- a CDS encoding fructosamine kinase family protein produces MKEVEIVRKIESWAGKKIINCKPVSGGSISKTIQVIFEDNSSCFLKIAEQLPDFFLKEANCLKEIKKVNCIRVPEVLLLDDNFLLLEYIEQGPKNSDFYTRFGKQLSILHSRTAFKFGFKEDNYIGLTNQLNIPNANEAENWTDFYYNKRLLYQYKLAEKNGFAGNELKNGFLLLENRIEEILEGSEEKPTLIHGDLWSGNFLCDIDSNPVLIDPAVYYGHREAELAMTKLFGGFSDDFYYSYSKQKPLPQGHDYRENIYSLYHVLNHLNLFGNSYYGQAVRLVWSYLH; encoded by the coding sequence ATGAAAGAAGTAGAGATTGTAAGGAAAATTGAAAGTTGGGCAGGGAAGAAGATTATTAATTGCAAACCTGTTTCTGGTGGATCTATTTCCAAAACAATACAGGTGATTTTTGAAGATAATAGTTCTTGTTTTCTTAAAATAGCTGAACAATTGCCAGATTTTTTTCTGAAAGAGGCTAACTGCTTAAAAGAGATCAAAAAGGTAAATTGTATTCGAGTGCCTGAAGTATTATTGCTCGATGATAATTTTTTATTGCTGGAATATATCGAGCAGGGGCCTAAAAATTCTGATTTCTATACTCGTTTTGGAAAACAACTTTCTATCCTACATTCTCGTACTGCATTTAAGTTTGGTTTTAAAGAGGATAATTATATCGGTTTAACAAATCAGCTTAATATTCCTAATGCTAACGAGGCAGAAAACTGGACAGATTTTTATTATAACAAACGACTTTTATATCAATATAAATTAGCTGAGAAAAATGGATTTGCAGGCAATGAGCTAAAAAATGGTTTTCTTTTACTCGAAAACAGAATAGAAGAAATACTAGAAGGGAGCGAAGAAAAACCGACTCTTATTCATGGCGATTTGTGGAGTGGTAATTTTCTGTGCGATATAGATTCTAATCCTGTACTTATTGATCCTGCTGTTTATTATGGTCATAGAGAAGCAGAATTGGCCATGACAAAGCTTTTTGGAGGCTTCTCAGATGATTTTTATTACTCTTATTCAAAACAGAAGCCTCTGCCACAAGGTCATGATTACAGAGAGAATATCTATTCCTTATATCATGTCCTTAATCATTTAAATTTGTTTGGTAATTCTTATTACGGACAAGCAGTACGATTGGTGTGGTCTTACTTGCATTAG
- a CDS encoding CAP domain-containing protein, producing the protein MRKSIIAGSILLCALFSLSCGNSKDDIEDSLNVINDEILNLVNEVRISGIVCGETYYPPVQKLSRSLKLEQLALNHSQDMFDNNFCEHISSDGTSFTDRLINISYNFIYAGENIANGYSSEQAVVNAWLSSQAHCANIMNSNFTEMGVGRVGNYWTQDFGTPKQ; encoded by the coding sequence ATGAGAAAAAGTATTATTGCAGGTTCAATTTTATTATGTGCCTTGTTTTCCTTATCCTGTGGCAACAGCAAAGATGATATAGAAGATTCGTTAAATGTGATTAATGATGAAATTTTAAACTTGGTAAATGAAGTTCGGATTTCAGGAATTGTATGTGGAGAAACTTATTATCCTCCTGTTCAAAAATTAAGTAGGAGCTTAAAATTAGAACAGCTTGCTTTAAACCATAGTCAGGATATGTTCGACAATAATTTTTGCGAGCATATATCTTCCGATGGAACTTCCTTTACCGATCGCTTAATTAATATTTCTTATAATTTTATTTATGCAGGGGAGAATATTGCAAATGGCTACAGCTCCGAACAAGCGGTCGTAAATGCCTGGTTAAGTAGTCAGGCACATTGTGCCAATATCATGAATTCTAATTTTACAGAAATGGGAGTGGGACGAGTAGGGAATTATTGGACTCAAGATTTTGGAACACCTAAACAATAG
- a CDS encoding two-component regulator propeller domain-containing protein: protein MIFFIDKIKYFFWPLLLLVLSYCAVAQNYKYDCYTADNGLAQNYIYAIEQDNNGFLWIGTGNGISRFDGHNFKTFNTKDSLVNNFVTCSFKDKNRIWFGHMDGNVSIFQEGKFKIIKTKLQGKSSISQIDIDNSGNIWLASQMNGLVQINKNSLMKHFSFGKNSLPIYSFKFLNNNELIIGSIDGLYFCKINRLDKIEIIKKINEIPSTRISKIIKSLRSLNYIIVSENSGIFNLEVNLSGFKVLPITQNISFDFSKIQSVFEDQNLNLWIATFGHGVYCLSYDQNLYSLKENYNTNNGLNCNNVKLVYKDSENNIWFSVFGKGLSKLIDPAYRYYEFDETKYGASVFSVYNGFKYIWFGTELGLIRKLKSNNNIKFYGDLNGLPNDKITALHQINNDELWIGTEKSGIYKLNIPSNKIIHLYNKKGILENSINHITSTNNILWVATKKGAYSVNLLNNKKKWYTMSEGGLPHNCVNHIFINSKGYTFLSTLSSSLVKIKNDSISKLDIAPDNPFVNIKSVAEDKNGVLWVGTLGNGLYKIGDTIINYTSSNGLLTNYCYSLLCDNYDRLWVTHRGGITRIKLDNLLMKPLQEDIGLSKNCAFNGNASCLSNTGELWFGTNQGVLKFIPEIENQTSLEAKLSITSVEINDKLVDFKDGISLKPGRYKIDISYIGVNLKDPRLIKYRYRLNGFDDNWSSFTSDTEVVFHSITDGNFDFNLQAITGDGLINLSPLKLSIIVKTPIYKQAWFYFCMLLIFMGTTFWYIKLRERKLKIANRILEEKVNIRTHEIVRQKEEIESQRDLIKVKNKDITDSIRYASQIQTAIIPPLKFLQNNINECFLINKPKDIVSGDFYWCTKVDTKLVVALADCTGHGVPGAFMSMLGVTLLNEIVMHRKILEPDQILNQLKQDIIISLRQKKENSTSRDGMDMSLFVFDTISKKMEFSGAFNSLLLLRDNSIKVLKVDRMPIGIYHNGTKKFTKQELLIEPNDMLYLYTDGYPDQFGGDKDRRFTSKRFKQKILEVHKEPIHIQKQILEDTILKWMNGREQIDDITLLGIRF, encoded by the coding sequence ATGATTTTTTTTATTGATAAAATAAAATATTTTTTTTGGCCTTTGCTATTATTAGTACTTAGTTATTGTGCTGTTGCTCAAAATTATAAATACGATTGCTATACGGCCGATAATGGTTTGGCTCAAAATTATATTTACGCTATTGAACAAGATAATAATGGCTTTTTATGGATAGGTACAGGTAATGGAATATCTCGATTTGATGGTCATAATTTTAAAACATTTAATACCAAGGATTCTCTTGTAAATAATTTTGTAACCTGCAGTTTTAAAGATAAAAATAGAATTTGGTTTGGTCACATGGATGGTAATGTGAGTATTTTTCAGGAAGGAAAGTTTAAAATCATAAAAACAAAATTACAGGGAAAAAGTAGCATCAGCCAAATCGATATAGATAATTCTGGAAATATTTGGCTGGCATCTCAAATGAATGGATTGGTACAAATAAATAAAAATTCCTTGATGAAACATTTTTCTTTCGGGAAAAATTCTTTGCCTATCTATTCGTTTAAATTTTTAAATAATAATGAACTAATTATTGGATCCATAGATGGTTTGTATTTTTGTAAAATTAATCGTCTCGATAAAATAGAAATTATCAAGAAAATTAATGAAATACCATCCACAAGAATAAGTAAGATTATTAAATCTTTAAGAAGCTTAAATTATATTATTGTAAGCGAGAACAGTGGAATTTTCAATTTAGAAGTTAATTTATCTGGTTTTAAGGTTTTGCCAATTACCCAAAATATTTCTTTCGATTTTTCTAAAATTCAATCAGTTTTCGAAGATCAGAATCTTAATTTGTGGATTGCTACCTTTGGTCATGGTGTTTATTGTTTAAGTTATGATCAAAATTTATATTCGTTAAAAGAGAATTATAATACTAATAATGGTTTAAATTGTAACAATGTAAAATTAGTTTATAAAGATTCTGAAAATAATATATGGTTTAGTGTATTTGGAAAAGGACTTTCAAAATTAATAGACCCAGCCTACAGATACTATGAGTTTGATGAAACAAAATATGGGGCATCTGTTTTTTCTGTTTACAATGGCTTTAAATATATCTGGTTTGGAACAGAACTTGGTTTAATTCGAAAATTAAAATCAAATAATAATATTAAATTTTATGGTGACCTTAATGGATTACCAAACGATAAAATTACAGCTTTGCACCAAATTAATAATGATGAATTATGGATAGGTACAGAGAAAAGTGGCATATATAAACTAAATATACCGAGTAATAAAATTATTCATCTTTATAATAAAAAAGGGATTCTCGAAAACTCAATAAACCATATCACTAGCACTAATAATATTCTTTGGGTTGCTACAAAAAAAGGAGCATATTCTGTTAACTTACTAAATAATAAAAAAAAGTGGTACACTATGAGTGAAGGAGGACTACCTCATAATTGTGTAAATCATATTTTTATAAACTCTAAAGGTTATACCTTTTTATCCACCTTAAGTAGTTCTTTGGTGAAAATAAAAAATGATTCTATTAGTAAATTGGATATAGCTCCCGATAATCCTTTTGTTAATATTAAATCTGTAGCTGAAGATAAGAATGGAGTACTTTGGGTAGGTACATTAGGGAATGGTTTGTATAAAATAGGTGATACCATTATTAATTATACAAGCTCTAATGGTTTATTGACAAATTATTGTTATTCACTTCTTTGTGATAATTATGATCGTTTGTGGGTAACACACCGAGGTGGTATCACACGCATTAAACTTGATAATTTATTAATGAAGCCATTACAGGAAGATATTGGCCTAAGCAAAAATTGTGCTTTTAATGGAAATGCATCATGTTTATCTAATACAGGAGAGTTGTGGTTTGGTACAAATCAAGGAGTTCTAAAATTTATTCCCGAAATTGAAAATCAAACTTCTTTAGAGGCAAAGCTAAGTATAACTTCTGTCGAAATTAACGATAAGCTTGTTGATTTTAAAGATGGAATATCTTTAAAACCTGGTAGATATAAAATAGATATATCTTACATTGGTGTTAATTTAAAGGATCCAAGGCTAATAAAATATAGATATCGTTTAAATGGTTTTGATGATAATTGGTCTTCGTTTACATCCGACACTGAAGTTGTATTTCATAGTATTACCGATGGTAATTTTGATTTTAATTTGCAGGCAATAACTGGAGATGGGTTGATTAATTTAAGTCCTCTTAAGTTAAGTATAATTGTTAAAACGCCTATTTATAAACAAGCATGGTTTTACTTTTGTATGCTATTAATATTTATGGGTACTACTTTTTGGTATATTAAATTGCGAGAAAGAAAACTTAAAATTGCAAATAGAATTCTTGAAGAGAAAGTAAATATTCGAACACATGAAATTGTAAGACAAAAAGAAGAAATAGAAAGTCAAAGAGATTTAATTAAAGTTAAAAACAAAGATATTACAGATAGCATTCGTTATGCAAGTCAAATTCAAACAGCTATTATTCCGCCTTTAAAATTTTTGCAAAATAACATAAACGAATGCTTCTTAATTAATAAGCCCAAAGATATTGTAAGTGGCGATTTTTATTGGTGTACTAAAGTTGATACTAAGCTTGTTGTAGCATTGGCTGATTGCACAGGACATGGAGTTCCTGGCGCTTTTATGAGCATGTTGGGTGTAACATTGCTTAATGAAATTGTTATGCATCGAAAAATTCTAGAGCCCGATCAAATATTAAATCAACTTAAACAGGATATAATTATTTCTTTGCGCCAAAAAAAGGAAAATTCAACTTCTCGTGATGGCATGGACATGTCTCTTTTTGTATTTGATACAATATCAAAAAAAATGGAGTTTTCAGGAGCATTTAACTCCTTACTTTTGCTTAGAGATAACTCAATAAAAGTTTTAAAAGTCGATAGAATGCCAATTGGCATTTACCATAATGGCACAAAAAAGTTTACCAAACAAGAACTTTTAATAGAGCCTAACGATATGCTTTATTTATATACCGATGGTTATCCCGATCAGTTTGGTGGTGATAAGGATAGACGATTTACTTCTAAACGTTTTAAACAAAAAATATTGGAAGTACACAAAGAACCTATACACATACAAAAGCAAATACTTGAAGATACTATTCTTAAATGGATGAATGGTAGAGAGCAAATTGACGACATAACATTGTTAGGAATTAGATTTTAA
- a CDS encoding zinc ribbon domain-containing protein produces the protein MNSSGYICPKCGNKHFETDEFRATGGAFAKIFDVQNKKFTTVTCTRCSYTEIYKASTSQLGNIFDFFTN, from the coding sequence ATGAATAGTTCTGGATATATATGCCCAAAATGCGGTAATAAACATTTCGAAACAGACGAATTTAGGGCAACAGGGGGTGCATTTGCTAAAATTTTCGATGTTCAAAATAAAAAATTTACAACAGTTACTTGTACTCGTTGTTCGTATACCGAAATTTATAAAGCTAGCACTAGTCAGCTTGGTAATATTTTCGATTTTTTTACCAACTAA
- the cysK gene encoding cysteine synthase A, with amino-acid sequence MKLNNILEGIGNTPVVKLNKIFNNANVWMKLERVNPGGSIKDRIALAMVETAEKNGLLKKGSVIIEPTSGNTGVGLAMVAAVKGYKIILVMPESMSVERRSLMAAYGAEFVLTPREKGMNGAIAKAEELISENKNSWMPSQFDNESNIDIHRKTTALEIINDFPNGIDYLITGVGTGGHISGVAEILKQKFPNLQVFAVEPEASPVISGGKPGPHPLQGIGAGFIPKNLNTELLNGSIQVSKEESFAKVKELAIKEGVLAGISTGASLAAVSKKIAEIDSKATILTFNYDTGERYLSVDGLF; translated from the coding sequence ATGAAATTAAACAATATATTAGAAGGAATTGGAAATACTCCCGTTGTTAAGCTTAACAAAATTTTTAATAATGCAAATGTATGGATGAAATTAGAACGCGTTAACCCGGGAGGAAGTATAAAAGACCGTATTGCTTTGGCAATGGTTGAAACAGCAGAAAAAAATGGTTTATTAAAAAAAGGATCGGTAATAATTGAGCCAACATCGGGAAATACGGGAGTTGGTTTAGCAATGGTTGCAGCTGTAAAAGGCTATAAAATTATTTTGGTAATGCCCGAATCTATGTCTGTAGAACGAAGAAGTTTAATGGCAGCTTATGGCGCCGAATTTGTTCTAACCCCAAGAGAAAAAGGAATGAATGGAGCAATTGCAAAAGCTGAAGAGTTAATTTCAGAAAATAAAAACTCCTGGATGCCATCACAGTTCGATAATGAATCGAATATAGACATTCACAGAAAAACTACAGCCTTGGAAATTATTAATGATTTTCCTAATGGAATTGATTATTTAATTACCGGAGTTGGCACAGGTGGACACATTAGTGGAGTAGCTGAAATTTTAAAGCAGAAATTTCCAAACTTGCAAGTATTTGCAGTAGAACCCGAAGCATCGCCGGTTATTTCTGGTGGAAAACCTGGTCCGCACCCACTGCAGGGAATTGGAGCCGGATTTATACCTAAAAATTTAAATACCGAGCTTTTAAACGGAAGCATTCAGGTGAGCAAGGAAGAATCGTTTGCAAAAGTTAAAGAATTGGCTATTAAAGAAGGTGTTTTGGCTGGTATTTCTACCGGAGCTTCGTTAGCGGCTGTATCAAAAAAAATTGCAGAAATTGATTCTAAAGCCACTATTCTAACATTTAATTATGATACCGGAGAACGTTACCTTTCTGTAGATGGTTTGTTCTAA